The Microbacterium luteum genome includes a region encoding these proteins:
- a CDS encoding IS30 family transposase, whose translation MQLREQGWSIAAAAREVGASRTAGHNWARGYKTYKAGAVVGYVPALDRREVRVVSARFLSQDERVRIADLHHAGQSAREIAAQLGRAPSTISRELSRNSSAGGGYRPFEAHRLASRRRGREHARRIDVDDRLREVVDELLQQRWSPQQISRSLRERFPDEPSMWLSHESIYQAVYRPGSALSRPSKLAPHRPSPLRTGRDHRKAQQRTDRRRPRFQQPMLTIHHRPFAPEDRSEAGHWEGDLIIGKEQGSAIGTLVERQTRTTRLLHLPNRDADALHAALNATMGDLPPGLLRSITWDQGTEMARHLKITETLGTPVFFCDSHSPWQRGTNENTNGLLRDYFPKGTDLSRHPAEHLRAVENELNNRPRDVLNGRSPATMFAALLASQSPSVLRR comes from the coding sequence ATGCAGTTGCGGGAGCAAGGGTGGAGCATCGCGGCCGCCGCCCGAGAGGTCGGCGCCTCGCGCACCGCCGGTCACAACTGGGCGCGCGGATACAAGACTTACAAGGCCGGTGCGGTCGTCGGCTACGTGCCGGCGTTGGACCGGCGCGAGGTGCGGGTCGTGAGTGCCCGGTTCCTCTCCCAGGACGAGCGGGTTCGGATCGCGGACCTTCATCACGCCGGTCAGAGCGCGCGCGAGATCGCGGCGCAGCTCGGTCGCGCGCCCTCGACGATCTCGCGTGAACTGAGCCGGAACTCCAGCGCCGGCGGCGGTTACCGTCCGTTCGAAGCACATCGGCTTGCCAGTCGGCGGCGGGGGCGGGAGCACGCGCGTCGCATCGACGTGGACGACCGACTCCGGGAGGTCGTTGACGAGTTGCTGCAGCAGCGATGGAGTCCGCAACAGATCAGTCGCTCCTTGCGCGAGCGGTTCCCCGACGAGCCCTCGATGTGGCTGAGTCACGAGAGCATTTACCAGGCCGTGTATCGGCCCGGATCGGCGCTTTCGCGGCCGTCCAAGCTCGCCCCGCACCGGCCGTCACCGTTGCGGACGGGCCGCGATCATCGCAAGGCGCAGCAACGCACCGACCGGCGACGTCCACGCTTCCAGCAGCCCATGCTCACCATCCACCACCGCCCGTTCGCGCCAGAGGACCGGTCCGAGGCGGGGCATTGGGAGGGGGACCTCATCATCGGGAAGGAGCAGGGATCGGCGATCGGCACGCTGGTCGAGAGGCAGACCCGCACGACCCGACTGCTGCACCTGCCGAACCGTGACGCGGACGCGCTTCATGCCGCGCTCAACGCCACGATGGGCGATCTCCCGCCCGGGCTGCTGCGCTCGATCACCTGGGACCAGGGCACCGAGATGGCACGGCACCTGAAGATCACCGAGACGCTCGGCACGCCGGTGTTCTTCTGCGACTCGCACTCGCCCTGGCAGCGCGGAACGAACGAAAACACGAACGGGCTCCTGAGGGACTACTTCCCCAAGGGAACGGACCTCAGCCGACACCCCGCCGAGCACCTCCGAGCCGTCGAGAACGAGCTCAACAACCGCCCCCGCGACGTGCTCAACGGCCGCTCACCGGCGACCATGTTCGCGGCCCTGCTAGCCTCGCAAAGTCCGTCGGTGTTGCGACGATGA
- a CDS encoding DUF305 domain-containing protein has product MNRSETSDASPSRGWPRWWIVLLVLLAVGALTFAVGRFSTFGSQGAGTPGADSPEAGFSRDMQAHHAQAIQMAMEIYRKTSDEELRIFAYDIATGQAGQRGEMYDWLVQWGLSQSGAPMMQWMDASPGGSDHAMPDGAAMTEEEARIAMGMASAEEISALEGATGQQADCLFLELLIRHHEGAIPMTEALIELGTDPRARTVAENIKNGQTAEISAMKSMQVRLGCE; this is encoded by the coding sequence ATGAACCGCAGTGAAACCAGCGACGCGTCCCCATCCCGAGGGTGGCCGCGGTGGTGGATCGTCCTCCTTGTCCTGCTCGCGGTAGGCGCGCTGACCTTCGCTGTGGGCCGCTTCTCAACCTTCGGGTCGCAGGGCGCGGGCACGCCGGGTGCTGACTCTCCCGAGGCGGGCTTCTCCCGCGACATGCAGGCGCATCACGCGCAGGCGATCCAGATGGCCATGGAGATCTACCGCAAGACGTCCGACGAGGAACTGAGGATCTTCGCGTACGACATCGCCACCGGGCAGGCGGGCCAGCGCGGCGAGATGTACGACTGGCTCGTGCAGTGGGGGCTGTCGCAGTCCGGTGCTCCGATGATGCAGTGGATGGACGCCTCTCCGGGCGGGAGCGACCACGCGATGCCTGACGGGGCGGCCATGACGGAGGAAGAGGCACGCATCGCCATGGGAATGGCCTCAGCCGAAGAGATCTCCGCCCTGGAGGGGGCGACCGGGCAGCAAGCCGATTGCCTCTTCCTCGAGCTGCTCATCCGCCACCACGAAGGCGCCATCCCCATGACCGAGGCGCTCATCGAACTCGGCACAGATCCTCGAGCCCGGACCGTCGCAGAAAACATCAAGAACGGACAGACCGCCGAGATCAGCGCGATGAAATCCATGCAGGTGCGACTGGGCTGCGAATAG
- a CDS encoding DUF3105 domain-containing protein has translation MTPNRPNPANTPQRGPVTVKQQRERKRQQKLAEYQKQLAKRRRSKLVWWVVGSTAAVVIIGLVVASVVLAPSPPRQYEAGSEGASIEGVETFENTAEHVEGAVQYEQSPPAGGPHNAVWLNCGIYDQPVPNENAVHSMEHSAVWVTYNPDEVAGEQLATLKSLLPSTYVVLSPYEGLAAPIVMSNWNQQLEVDSADDERIGAFFEEYWRSQNAPEPNAACTGAYDAPGKQ, from the coding sequence ATGACTCCGAACCGCCCGAATCCGGCCAACACCCCTCAGCGCGGTCCTGTCACCGTCAAGCAACAGCGTGAGCGGAAGCGCCAGCAGAAATTGGCTGAGTATCAGAAGCAGCTTGCCAAACGCCGCCGCAGCAAGCTGGTCTGGTGGGTCGTCGGGTCGACGGCGGCTGTGGTGATCATCGGCCTCGTCGTCGCATCCGTAGTGCTCGCACCGTCACCGCCAAGACAGTACGAGGCCGGCAGCGAGGGGGCGAGCATCGAAGGCGTCGAAACCTTCGAGAATACGGCTGAGCACGTCGAGGGTGCTGTCCAGTACGAGCAAAGCCCCCCGGCGGGCGGCCCGCACAATGCGGTCTGGTTGAACTGCGGCATCTATGACCAACCGGTCCCGAATGAGAACGCGGTCCACTCCATGGAGCACAGCGCCGTGTGGGTGACCTACAACCCCGACGAGGTCGCCGGCGAGCAACTCGCAACCCTCAAGAGCCTTCTGCCCTCAACCTATGTCGTTCTGTCCCCCTACGAGGGACTGGCGGCGCCGATCGTGATGTCCAACTGGAACCAGCAGCTGGAGGTCGACTCGGCCGACGACGAGCGCATCGGCGCCTTCTTCGAAGAGTACTGGCGCAGCCAGAACGCTCCCGAGCCGAACGCCGCCTGCACTGGCGCATACGACGCACCGGGAAAGCAATGA
- the ccsB gene encoding c-type cytochrome biogenesis protein CcsB — MTGTDTLSLDGISLLLVWTAIATYLLAFIAYTIDLAQRSVPASTPQREPALVGATATVSPQTESTQSRGADSVRTPPAQRPRLLWARIGTSLAVLAFLFHLAGTVLRGIAAGRVPWANMYEFALTGTVLIVAVYLLVLRRYDLRFLGAFLIGMIVLLLGGATITFYVEVVPLMDPLKSVWLVIHVFVASLATALFAIACGLAVTQLMQTRRERRADTTSARAGGPRFLATLPTADALEALAYRFVIVGFVFWTFTLIAGAIWANDSWGRYWGFDTKEVWTFVIWVLYAGYIHARATRGWRGTRSAWLCIIGFLTVLFNFTIVNMFFKGLHAYSGLS, encoded by the coding sequence ATGACCGGAACTGACACGCTCTCCCTCGACGGCATCTCGCTGCTGCTGGTGTGGACGGCGATCGCCACCTACCTGCTCGCGTTCATCGCGTACACCATTGACCTCGCCCAGCGCTCCGTTCCTGCCAGCACCCCGCAGCGGGAGCCGGCCCTGGTCGGCGCCACTGCAACAGTGAGCCCGCAGACCGAGAGCACCCAGAGTCGTGGGGCGGACAGTGTCCGCACCCCGCCCGCACAGCGGCCGCGGCTACTGTGGGCACGGATCGGGACGTCGCTGGCGGTCCTCGCGTTCCTGTTCCACCTGGCCGGGACCGTCCTGCGCGGGATCGCGGCCGGCCGGGTGCCGTGGGCGAACATGTACGAGTTTGCGCTGACCGGCACCGTCCTGATCGTCGCCGTATACCTGCTGGTGCTGCGCCGCTATGACCTCCGCTTCCTGGGCGCGTTCCTGATCGGCATGATCGTGCTGCTGCTGGGCGGGGCGACCATCACCTTCTACGTCGAGGTCGTTCCGCTGATGGACCCGCTCAAGAGCGTGTGGCTGGTCATCCACGTCTTCGTCGCCTCGCTCGCCACCGCCCTGTTCGCGATCGCGTGCGGCCTCGCGGTCACTCAGCTCATGCAAACACGCCGGGAACGGCGCGCCGACACAACCTCTGCTCGTGCCGGCGGACCGCGGTTCCTGGCGACGCTGCCTACCGCGGATGCGCTCGAAGCCCTCGCGTACCGGTTCGTGATCGTCGGGTTCGTGTTCTGGACCTTCACCCTGATCGCTGGTGCGATCTGGGCCAATGATTCCTGGGGACGTTATTGGGGGTTCGACACCAAGGAAGTGTGGACCTTCGTGATCTGGGTGCTCTACGCCGGGTACATCCACGCCCGCGCGACCAGAGGGTGGCGCGGCACCCGCTCCGCCTGGCTGTGCATCATCGGGTTCCTCACGGTGCTGTTCAACTTCACCATCGTCAACATGTTCTTCAAAGGTCTCCACGCCTACTCCGGCCTCAGCTGA
- a CDS encoding M23 family metallopeptidase, producing MATTSARREARALAPIRSLAALAVVTGLIATFALPASAAWQPADIEIPTLQQVASEDAQSLIVASDATATQLTRESYAATTQAEIDQKKAAEAAAERARAAQVASLPFDYSIVPQGSGTVRWPVGGPFTVTDRFGDRGGAHMGTDMVAAGGTPVYASLDGVVRISQDSYGGYGVTVVVESVLNGQQVSTVYPHMQTGSRQVGVGQSVTAGQLVGLVGSTGRSTANHLHFEVYLDGTAVDSLAWLEANAG from the coding sequence ATGGCCACGACGTCTGCCCGCCGCGAGGCGCGCGCGCTGGCGCCGATCCGGTCCCTCGCGGCACTCGCAGTGGTAACCGGCCTGATCGCCACCTTCGCCCTCCCCGCATCCGCTGCCTGGCAGCCAGCAGACATCGAGATCCCGACACTGCAGCAAGTCGCGTCCGAGGACGCGCAATCTCTGATCGTCGCCTCCGACGCGACCGCGACGCAGCTCACACGGGAGAGCTACGCAGCCACCACCCAGGCGGAGATCGACCAGAAGAAGGCGGCAGAAGCAGCCGCAGAACGCGCGCGCGCTGCGCAGGTCGCCTCGCTGCCGTTCGACTACAGCATCGTGCCCCAAGGCAGCGGAACCGTGCGGTGGCCGGTCGGCGGCCCGTTCACCGTGACCGACCGGTTCGGGGACCGAGGCGGCGCACATATGGGGACCGACATGGTCGCTGCCGGCGGAACCCCCGTCTACGCGTCCCTCGACGGTGTCGTGCGGATCTCACAGGACAGCTACGGCGGGTACGGGGTCACCGTTGTGGTGGAATCCGTCCTGAACGGGCAGCAGGTGAGCACGGTGTACCCCCACATGCAAACAGGCAGTCGGCAGGTCGGCGTCGGGCAGAGCGTGACGGCCGGGCAGCTGGTCGGGCTTGTCGGTAGCACGGGCCGCTCCACCGCAAATCATCTGCACTTCGAGGTGTATCTCGACGGCACCGCCGTCGACTCGCTGGCCTGGCTGGAAGCGAACGCGGGCTGA
- a CDS encoding peptidoglycan DD-metalloendopeptidase family protein, with amino-acid sequence MNTSRVRAVTHPLNLPLRPSVTGSDATIPGERMAEGCAPTPAESRALRAGVSRRVLLTAGTASVVGVLVAGPLLPAAFAATYPSWEDVQAAKANEATKAAEVQRIQGLIQSLTGEVTRTRTIAEQAAGAFYTAQQEYFDASIRADALQSQADTEAQNATDAANKAGRVAAQLYRDGGDTTSLELFFSDSAATADDLLSRLGVMDKLLERNQAVYAAAITARDAAQSLTDQAVVARDERDRLQRVAEQKMLEAQQAADAAQAALDAQTLHLGELQAQLAALEDTTAKTIADYQAGVEAARIAEEQRRAAERAEAERLAASGGGGGGVVSSGWARPTSGNRTSGFGPRSSQCGNGYCSTSYHYGVDLSGGCSAGIYAAAAGTVVYAGYNGGYGNYIKIDHGGGIGTGYAHIRNGGFYVGYGQRVNAGDLIGSEGNTGNAFGCNLHFEAYVNGSPVNPIDFLAARGVSI; translated from the coding sequence ATGAACACGTCACGAGTGAGGGCTGTCACACATCCACTTAACCTGCCGCTCCGACCGTCGGTGACCGGCAGCGATGCCACGATCCCTGGTGAACGGATGGCCGAAGGATGCGCGCCTACGCCCGCCGAGAGCCGCGCCTTGCGGGCCGGTGTGAGCCGACGTGTTCTGCTGACCGCGGGGACGGCGAGTGTGGTCGGCGTGCTGGTGGCCGGTCCGTTGCTGCCGGCCGCGTTCGCGGCGACCTATCCGTCCTGGGAGGACGTGCAGGCCGCGAAAGCGAACGAAGCAACCAAAGCCGCCGAAGTCCAGCGGATCCAGGGCCTCATTCAAAGCCTGACCGGTGAGGTGACACGCACCCGCACTATCGCCGAGCAGGCCGCGGGCGCGTTCTACACCGCCCAGCAGGAGTACTTCGACGCATCCATCCGGGCGGACGCGCTGCAGTCCCAAGCCGACACGGAAGCGCAGAACGCGACCGACGCCGCGAACAAGGCCGGCCGCGTCGCCGCGCAACTGTACCGAGACGGCGGCGACACCACTTCCCTGGAGCTGTTCTTCTCCGACTCAGCGGCCACCGCGGACGACCTCCTCTCCAGGTTGGGCGTGATGGACAAGCTGCTCGAGCGCAACCAGGCGGTGTATGCCGCCGCGATCACAGCACGGGACGCCGCGCAGAGCCTGACCGATCAGGCAGTGGTCGCCCGAGACGAACGCGACCGACTGCAACGCGTCGCTGAACAGAAGATGCTCGAAGCGCAGCAAGCCGCCGATGCCGCACAGGCGGCGTTGGACGCGCAAACCCTCCACCTCGGCGAGTTGCAGGCCCAGCTCGCCGCCCTCGAGGACACCACAGCCAAGACCATCGCCGACTATCAGGCCGGAGTGGAAGCTGCCCGCATCGCCGAGGAGCAGCGGCGAGCGGCTGAGCGGGCCGAGGCCGAGCGGCTCGCGGCCTCAGGCGGCGGCGGAGGCGGTGTGGTCAGCTCCGGGTGGGCACGGCCAACATCCGGGAACCGCACCTCGGGATTCGGGCCGCGCAGCTCACAATGCGGCAACGGGTACTGCTCGACCAGCTACCACTACGGCGTCGACCTGAGCGGCGGCTGCAGCGCCGGGATCTACGCGGCCGCAGCGGGCACCGTCGTCTACGCCGGATACAACGGCGGCTACGGCAACTACATCAAGATCGACCACGGCGGCGGGATCGGCACCGGATACGCCCATATTCGCAACGGCGGCTTCTACGTCGGATACGGCCAACGCGTGAACGCCGGCGACCTGATCGGCAGCGAAGGCAACACCGGCAACGCGTTCGGCTGCAACCTGCACTTCGAGGCCTACGTGAACGGCTCCCCCGTCAACCCCATCGACTTCCTCGCCGCCCGGGGCGTCTCCATCTGA
- the lnt gene encoding apolipoprotein N-acyltransferase, protein MRTTLPTPAPAAAPEQGTPPRRPVAAWSLPLWAAVLASAAAGLLLDLASAPVGWWPLTFVSVTVALVALIGRSIGGALLAGTVFGAVFYTTHLVWVGEFLGPVPWLALAGLEAVLFGAGAVPITLAYRWTAHHWPRGLVQLLVVPPLIAVLWTAREVVMGAWPYSGFPWARLGMTQVGGPLAEVASWTSVTGLSLLIVILCASVVQWVRAGGIRFMLGLHPAVSVAVLLVVTPQFPTAPAGEFRVGWVQGNGPTGYFDDKTPGDVLAAQTAATVPLYGQPMDLLAWPEGGVDADPLSDPAAAEALDRVVRLAGAPLLMNAATTRGDGVFNTSLLWTADPTGRQWHDKVNPVPFGEYVPDRWFYELIVPELVGLIQREYTPGTNPPIVQVGDVGVGLAICFDVIYDTVIWDGARSGAEMFVFQTNNADFRGTDENLQQLAFARMRAIETGRAVVNVSTVGTSQVIAPDGTTLDSIAVDTAAGSISIVPLRTGLTPAVALGPWLTGLIVLAAAGGLAAAGFSHRARTRAGGSDRPTDQARRP, encoded by the coding sequence ATGCGCACGACCCTGCCGACCCCTGCCCCGGCCGCCGCGCCGGAGCAGGGGACGCCGCCGCGCCGCCCCGTTGCGGCATGGTCGCTGCCGTTGTGGGCGGCGGTGCTGGCATCCGCGGCCGCCGGCCTCCTACTGGATCTCGCCTCCGCGCCGGTGGGGTGGTGGCCGTTGACGTTCGTGAGCGTCACGGTCGCCCTGGTGGCCCTGATCGGCCGCAGCATCGGCGGGGCGCTGCTGGCCGGCACTGTCTTCGGCGCCGTGTTCTACACGACCCATCTGGTGTGGGTGGGGGAGTTCCTCGGCCCGGTCCCGTGGCTTGCCCTCGCCGGGCTGGAAGCGGTCCTGTTCGGCGCGGGAGCGGTGCCGATCACGCTCGCCTACCGGTGGACCGCGCATCACTGGCCCCGCGGCCTCGTGCAGCTGCTCGTGGTGCCGCCTCTGATCGCGGTTCTGTGGACGGCCCGTGAGGTGGTGATGGGTGCGTGGCCGTATTCCGGGTTCCCGTGGGCGCGCCTCGGCATGACCCAGGTGGGCGGGCCGCTCGCGGAGGTCGCGTCGTGGACGAGCGTGACCGGCCTGTCGCTGCTGATCGTCATTCTGTGCGCCTCTGTGGTGCAGTGGGTCCGCGCCGGCGGCATCCGGTTCATGCTCGGACTACACCCTGCCGTGAGCGTCGCGGTGCTCCTGGTCGTGACACCGCAGTTCCCCACCGCGCCGGCCGGAGAGTTCCGGGTCGGCTGGGTGCAGGGCAACGGCCCCACCGGGTACTTCGACGACAAGACGCCCGGCGACGTCCTCGCCGCGCAGACCGCCGCCACTGTGCCGCTGTATGGGCAACCGATGGATCTGCTGGCCTGGCCGGAAGGCGGCGTCGACGCCGACCCGCTCAGTGATCCCGCCGCCGCCGAGGCGTTGGACCGAGTCGTGCGCTTGGCCGGTGCGCCGCTGCTGATGAACGCCGCCACCACCCGCGGCGACGGTGTCTTCAACACGTCCCTGCTGTGGACCGCGGACCCCACGGGCCGGCAGTGGCACGACAAGGTCAACCCGGTCCCGTTCGGGGAGTACGTGCCCGACCGCTGGTTCTACGAGCTGATCGTCCCCGAGCTGGTGGGACTGATCCAGCGCGAGTACACCCCCGGCACCAATCCGCCGATTGTGCAGGTCGGGGATGTCGGGGTGGGGTTGGCGATCTGCTTCGACGTGATCTACGACACCGTGATCTGGGATGGCGCCCGATCCGGTGCAGAAATGTTCGTGTTCCAGACCAATAACGCCGACTTCCGTGGGACCGACGAGAACCTGCAGCAACTCGCGTTCGCCCGGATGCGCGCCATCGAAACGGGCCGCGCCGTCGTCAACGTCTCGACGGTGGGCACCAGCCAGGTGATCGCCCCGGACGGCACCACCCTCGACAGCATCGCTGTCGACACCGCTGCCGGGTCGATCAGCATCGTCCCGTTGCGCACTGGACTGACCCCCGCGGTGGCCCTCGGCCCCTGGCTCACCGGTCTCATCGTGCTCGCCGCCGCAGGTGGCCTTGCCGCGGCGGGGTTCTCCCACCGTGCCCGCACGCGTGCGGGCGGTAGTGATCGTCCGACTGACCAGGCGAGGCGCCCATGA
- a CDS encoding cytochrome c oxidase assembly protein: MTTVWIPDAPPTLGVFLTPAPLPAPLLPILAGLLAVAYLAGAIRMWVRGRGWPMWRTISFLLGCVALAAVTGLAVENYGYALFSVFMFQQLTLMMAIPPLLVLGSPGTLLLRATPHRGPGLLVLRAAHAGLHSRTGRWLLSPWLAVPLYLFAFYGLYLANFADPILTTVTGHTLLEVGFLVAGMLFTIPILSSDPLPVRMSHGGRALDVFAEAALHAFFGVFLMMATTTLIDGFAGPTSALGIDPIEDQRLAGGLAWSYGEAPTLLMLIYVMHRWFRDDTAQAAAADRRADAHGDPELDAYNDYLTRLHQKDT; encoded by the coding sequence GTGACAACCGTGTGGATCCCGGATGCCCCGCCGACCCTGGGCGTGTTCCTCACCCCGGCCCCCCTTCCCGCCCCCCTGCTACCGATCCTGGCGGGGCTGCTCGCAGTCGCCTACCTGGCCGGCGCGATCCGCATGTGGGTGCGTGGGCGCGGATGGCCGATGTGGCGGACCATCAGCTTCTTACTCGGTTGCGTCGCCCTCGCCGCTGTCACCGGTCTTGCTGTGGAGAACTACGGGTACGCGCTGTTCTCGGTGTTCATGTTCCAGCAGCTCACCCTGATGATGGCGATCCCGCCGCTGCTGGTCCTCGGCTCTCCGGGCACCCTGCTGCTGCGCGCCACCCCGCACCGCGGCCCCGGGCTCCTGGTGCTGCGTGCCGCGCATGCCGGGCTGCACAGCCGGACGGGACGGTGGCTGCTCAGCCCGTGGCTGGCGGTGCCGCTGTATCTGTTCGCGTTCTACGGCCTCTACCTGGCGAACTTCGCTGACCCGATCCTTACCACCGTCACCGGCCACACCCTCCTCGAGGTCGGGTTCCTGGTCGCCGGGATGCTGTTCACGATCCCGATCCTGTCCTCGGACCCGCTGCCGGTGCGGATGAGCCACGGCGGCCGCGCCCTGGACGTGTTCGCCGAAGCCGCCCTGCACGCCTTCTTCGGCGTCTTCCTGATGATGGCCACCACCACCCTCATCGACGGGTTCGCCGGCCCGACGAGCGCGCTGGGCATCGACCCGATCGAAGACCAGCGCCTCGCCGGCGGGCTGGCCTGGTCCTACGGCGAGGCCCCCACCTTGCTGATGCTCATCTACGTCATGCACCGCTGGTTCCGCGACGACACCGCCCAGGCCGCCGCCGCCGACCGTCGCGCCGACGCGCACGGCGACCCCGAGCTCGACGCGTACAACGACTACCTCACGCGACTCCACCAGAAAGACACCTGA
- the resB gene encoding cytochrome c biogenesis protein ResB codes for MFPSRSDTGTDVTADPLRPGDHADTDVDTATEITQPTLGVTGWLRWAWRQLTSMRTALVLLLFLAIAAVPGSLFPQRSADPNGVIQWERDNPDVFPLADAVGLFDVYLSPWFSAIYLLLFTSLIGCVIPRAKHHYKALRTRPPRTPARLSRLSEYRELTIPVGAAQPDAAAHAVAVAAEQLRKSGYRVERYDARSAASVSAERGYLRETGNLIFHVALIGVLMSVAIGGSFAYTGQRVVVEGTTFVNALSDYSSFNPGRFVDGTGLAPYSLTLDDFQVSYRLPGTPGAGQAGDFSADVSIRQPGQDDRAESVIVNYPITVEGDRIYLLGNGYAPTLTIRDAAGQVVYSESQPFLPQDSNMTSLGIIKIPDGLPEQVGLVGFFYPTQGVLPSGAFTSVYPDVVNPVMTLNVFSGDLGIDDGTPRSVYTLEVDGLTQHTGGDTTADSLELTPGATVDLPNGWGTITWEEVTTEQPVKRFASLQIQRDPSSGWVLAFSVLATLGLFAGLFVPRRRLWVKARTTPDGVHVEYAGLARGEDPTLARAVDELATRHAQSLGIEQAAKDTP; via the coding sequence ATGTTCCCCTCCCGCTCTGACACCGGCACCGACGTCACAGCCGACCCGCTGCGGCCCGGCGACCACGCCGACACCGATGTCGATACCGCAACCGAGATCACCCAGCCGACCCTCGGTGTCACGGGCTGGCTGCGGTGGGCGTGGCGGCAACTGACCAGCATGCGCACCGCGCTGGTGCTGCTCCTGTTCCTCGCCATCGCCGCCGTGCCCGGGTCGCTGTTCCCGCAACGCAGCGCCGACCCCAACGGGGTCATCCAATGGGAACGCGACAACCCCGACGTGTTCCCGCTGGCGGACGCGGTCGGGCTGTTCGACGTGTACCTGTCGCCGTGGTTCTCCGCGATCTACCTGCTGCTGTTCACCTCCCTGATCGGCTGCGTGATTCCACGCGCGAAGCACCACTACAAGGCGCTCCGCACTCGCCCGCCGCGCACCCCGGCGCGGCTATCACGCCTGTCCGAGTACCGGGAGCTCACCATCCCGGTAGGGGCCGCGCAGCCCGATGCGGCCGCGCACGCGGTTGCCGTCGCGGCAGAGCAGCTACGTAAGTCCGGGTACCGGGTGGAACGCTACGACGCGCGCAGCGCTGCGTCGGTGTCTGCCGAGCGCGGCTACCTGCGGGAGACCGGCAACCTGATCTTCCACGTCGCCCTTATCGGCGTGCTGATGTCGGTGGCGATCGGCGGGTCGTTCGCGTACACGGGGCAGCGAGTGGTGGTGGAGGGCACCACATTCGTGAACGCGCTCAGCGACTACTCCTCGTTCAACCCCGGCCGATTCGTCGACGGGACCGGTCTTGCGCCCTACTCGCTCACCCTCGACGACTTCCAGGTCTCCTACCGGCTGCCCGGCACCCCCGGCGCAGGCCAGGCCGGCGACTTCTCCGCCGACGTCTCTATCCGACAGCCCGGCCAGGACGACCGGGCTGAGAGTGTGATCGTGAACTACCCGATCACCGTCGAAGGCGACCGAATCTACCTGCTCGGCAACGGCTACGCCCCCACCCTCACGATCCGCGACGCCGCCGGCCAGGTCGTGTACAGCGAGTCGCAGCCGTTCCTGCCGCAGGACTCCAACATGACCTCGCTGGGGATCATCAAGATCCCGGACGGGCTGCCCGAACAGGTCGGGCTGGTCGGGTTCTTCTACCCCACCCAGGGGGTGCTGCCCTCCGGCGCGTTCACCTCCGTCTACCCCGACGTGGTCAACCCGGTGATGACCCTCAACGTGTTCAGCGGCGATCTCGGCATCGACGACGGCACCCCGAGGTCGGTGTACACGCTCGAGGTCGACGGGCTCACCCAACACACCGGCGGCGACACCACAGCCGACTCCCTCGAGCTCACCCCGGGCGCCACCGTCGACCTGCCGAACGGATGGGGCACCATCACCTGGGAGGAGGTCACGACAGAGCAGCCGGTGAAGCGGTTCGCGTCGCTGCAGATCCAACGCGACCCCAGCAGCGGCTGGGTGCTCGCGTTCTCCGTGCTCGCCACCCTCGGCCTGTTCGCCGGCCTGTTCGTCCCCCGCCGGCGGCTCTGGGTGAAAGCCCGCACCACCCCGGACGGCGTGCACGTCGAATACGCCGGCCTCGCCCGGGGCGAAGACCCCACCCTCGCGCGCGCCGTCGACGAACTCGCGACCCGCCACGCGCAGTCCCTCGGCATAGAGCAGGCCGCGAAGGACACGCCGTGA